A stretch of DNA from Nitrospira sp. KM1:
CACTCGGCCTCGTGGGCATACTGGGAATTCTCAAGGCTGGCTGTGCCTATGTGCCCATCGATCCCTCTGCTCCAAAGGAGCGGCAACGTCTTGTCGTTGAAGATGCCGACTTGTCATTGCTGGTGTCTCAACGACATCTGACTTCTCATCTTCCGCTGGAACGTCACCATGTCATCGAATTGGAGTCAGTGGCCGGGCTGACACACGACATCGGACGCGCTCCCTTACCGATGGCAGAGCCTGACGACCTTGCCTATCTTATTTATACGTCCGGCTCGACGGGTCGTCCGAAAGGGGTAGAAATCACTCACGGCGCTCTATCGCACTCACTGTCGGCACGGCTGGCACAGTATCCTGATCCGGTTACATGTTGCCTGCTGACATTTCCCTGGTCCTTCGATGGATCGATTACAAGTATCTTTTGGACTCTTTTGCATGGCGGCACGCTCGTCATTCCAACTGAAGATCAACATAGAGACCCGCAGCAACTCGTCCGTCTGATCTCAGAATTTGAGATTACTCACTTGATCCTCATTCCGTCCTTGTACGAAGCCATGCTGCGCGATACGCCGGCCGAACGCTTGGCCCCGCTCCGTACCGTAGTCACCGCGGGAGAAGTCCTGTCACCCAACCTGGTGCGGCGCCATTACGAGAGAGTTCCTCAGGCACCGCTCTACAACGAATATGGTCCGACAGAGGCAACCGTGTGGACCACCGTCTACCGAACGAATGGCACGGAACAAGGTGCCAGAATTCCGATCGGAAAGCCTATCGCCAACAGCAGTATTTATGTGCTCGATGGCCGCATGCAACCGGTCCCGATCGGCATGGCGGGAGAGATCTACGTCGGTGGAGGCGGCCTCGCCAGGGGATACCATGGGCAGCCGAAACTGACCGCCGACGCATTCGTCGCTCATCCATACGAGTCTGGTTCGCGCCTGTATCGAACCGGAGATCTTGGTCGTTTTCGCGACGACGGGAACCTCGAATTCCTCGGCAGAAGAGACCAGCAAATCAAACTCCGTGGATTCCGAATCGAGCTGGGCGAAATAGAGTCTCTCCTGCGACAACTGCCCGACGTCATGGAGGCCGCATGCCTGCTTCACGATCATCCTGTCAGTGGTCCGTTTCTGATTGCGTTTGTCACCACGAATGATCCTGCGGCTGCATCTGAGTCGTCTCTTTTGGAACGGCTCGGTGAGAAGGCGCCAACTTACATGATGCCTGCGACCGTGCATGTGATGGATTCACTCCCTCTGCTTCCGAATGGCAAGGTTGACCGCATGGCATTGAAAGAGCGTGCAGCAAGCCTGGAACCACAGACAATGGCCTCCGCTCTCCCGCGAGATCCCGTCGAACTCGGCCTGACGGACATTTGGTCGGAAGTTCTTGGGAAAGAGGGAATCGACGTCAACAGAAATTTCTTTACACTGGGTGGCCATTCGCTGCTGGCGACACAGGTTATCTCCCGAATCCGCGATACGTTTCAGGTTGAACTTCCGTTGCAAACATTGTTCGACGCTCCGACTGTGGCTGGCATGGCTCATCAGATCCGGGCTCTGCAACGCGGGAAAACCTCATCACCCGTGTTTCCTCCCATCGTTCCCGTTGCTCGTACTGCCTCGCTGCCGCTTTCGTATTCTCAGCAGCGCATGTGGTTCGTCCAACGCCTGGCTCCAGAATCAACCGCGTACAATCTGCTCTTTGTTTCGCGCCAACGGGGAACATTGAACAACCTCGTCCTCCGGCAGGTCGTCGATATCCTCTCCAGACGGCATGAAGCATTTCGAACGACGTTCGCCATGACCGCAGCCGGATTAGTCCAACGGATCGCCCCATGGCAGTCGCCCCATCTCGCGGAAATCGACCTGCGCCGGTTGCCTCGTGACCAACGAGAGGCGGAAGCCAGACGACTGGCGGAAGAGGAAGGAAGGCGTACCTTCGATCTCGAGCGGGGACCTCTTGCCAGGGTTTCGGTGATCAGACTCGATCTCGAGGACTATCTGTTGGTACTCAACCTCCATCACATCGTGGGAGACCAGTGGTCGTTTGGCATTCTCGGCCGGGACTTCGCTGCCTATTACAACGCACTCTGCCAAGCCCACCCGCTTCCGGAGCTGTCCCTCCCGGTTCAATACGCGGACTACGCTGTCTGGCAACGTCACTGTCTCACCGAGGAGATACTTGCGGAACAAGTAAACTATTGGGCTACGGAGCTGAACCAGCTCCCGATTCTCTATGTCCCGACGGATTTCCCTCGGCCCGCGGTGCAAACATTCCGTGGCGCCTACTGTGCGGTCGATATCCCACAATCGGTCATCGAGAATCTGACCGTATTCAGTGCCGAACGAAATATGACTTCCTTCATGGTTATGCTGGCCTGCTTCCAGCTGTTAATGAGCCGATATTCCGGGCAAACTGATCTGGCGGTCGGATTTCCCATAGCCAACCGCACACAGCTGGCGATGGAGCAGCTGATTGGAACATTTGTCAACACGCTTGTGTTACGGGTGAATGTGGACGGAGATTCATCGTTTTCGGCATTTGCCGAGCATGTCAAGGCCCGTGCCCTTGGGGCGTTCGCCCATCAAGATTATCCGTTTGACAGATTAGTCGAAACCCTCCAGGTCGACCGAGATCCGAGCACTCCACCATTGGTTCAGGTGCTCTTCAACATGGTCAACGCACCCATCGGAGACATCCACCTGTATGGTCTGAAATGGGAACCGTTTGAAGTTGAACCAGGCTCCTCGCAGTTCGATTTGGCGATGACGATCGAACTCCATGCGGCAAAGAAAGCATACCTGACGTTCAACACCGATCTGTTTACGCGCCAAACAGCGGAACGTCTTCTCGACCACTACATCGCCTTGCTGCAACAGGCGTTGAGCAATCCTTCCACCTGCGTTGACGATCTGCCGATCTTGAACACACAAGAGCGAAGGCAAATGCTTGAGCTCTGGAATGACACCGTAGCCGACAATCCCCGGTCGCTGTGCTTTTCAGCCCTCTTTGAATCCGTCACCAGGTTCTGTCCTGACGCCGTTGCGGTCAGCATGCAAGGAGAGTCGCTCACGTATCGTGAACTCAATCACCAGGCCAATACGATAGCCAGGTTATTGCAGCTCCATGGGGTCGCGGCTGAAACACCGGTCGGCCTGTGTATGGACCGGTCACTCGACATGGTTGCGGCGCTGCTGGCGGTCATGAAGTCCGGAGGATGTTACGTCCCGCTTGACCCAGACTACCCTGCGGTCCGAATTCGTTTTATGACGGAGGACTCGGGGGCGGCTGTCGTATTGACCACGGCGTCGCTGACCGAACTGTTCACTGGACTACCGTGCATCGTTCTCGCTCTCGATGCGGAACGCGACGCCTGCTCCACGGAGGATGGCTCCGATTTGCCGTCTGTCGCGATGCCGGATGATCTGGCCTACATCCTCTACACGTCAGGTTCGACTGGACGACCCAAGGGCGTTGAGATCCGTCATCGATCGCTCGTGAATTTCCTGTGGTCCATGAAACAGAAGCCGGGTTGTACGGACCATGATGTCGTCCTGGCTGTCACGACATTGTCTTTCGACATTGCAGGTCTCGAGTTGTTTCTGCCTCTTCTGTGCGGAGCCCGAGTGGAGATCGTGAGTCGCATGGTCGCATCCGACGGCAGACAATTACGAGAGTGTCTGGACCGGTCCTGCGCCACAATCATGCAGGCGACCCCGGCCACCTGGCGACTGCTTCTGGAGTCCGGATGGACCGGCAATAAGAAGTTGACTGCGCTGTGCGGAGGGGAGGCGCTTCCAGCCGATCTGGCCCATGAATTATTGAGCCGGACGAAAACGCTCTGGAATATGTATGGTCCGACCGAGACCACGATTTGGTCGACCATTGAGCGTATGGATCCGGCTATCCCTGAAGTGACGGTGGGACGCCCCATCGCCAACACGGAGATCTATGTCTTGGACCGGAGAATGGAGCCTGTTCCTCCCGGAGTCACCGGAGAAATCTACATCGGCGGAGAAGGGCTGGCGCGCGGCTATCACCGAAGACCCGAGCTGACCGCCGAACGGTTCGTGGCACATCCGTTCACAAAACGTCCGGGCGCCCGGTTGTTTCGCACGGGAGACTTGGGCCGCTACCGGTCTGATGGGAGGCTCGTGCATCTTGGGCGTGCCGACCATCAGGTCAAGATCAGGGGGTACCGAATCGAAACCGGGGAAATCGAATCGGTCCTCCATCGTCATCCAAAGATACAGCAGGCCGTGGTAACGGCACGAGACGACAAGCAGGGAATGAAGCACCTGGTCGCATATCTGATAGCACAGGATCATCAATGTCCGGCCATTGAAGAAATGCGAGGCTACTTGAAGTCCCTGCTTCCCGATTACATGATCCCATCTTACTTTGTCTTTCTCGACCGGTTCCCTCTCACGGCCAACAACAAACTCGATAGACGTGCTCTTCCAGCCCCTGTGAACACGGCAGCTGCGTTAGAATCCCCGTACGTCGCCCCTCGCACCGCTATGGAGATCCAACTGACTGCGCTCTGGCAGCATGTCTTGGGAATTCAACGGATCGGCATACATGACAATTTCTTCGACCTGGGCGGCCATTCGCTTAAGGCAGCGCAATTGTTCTTTCAATTAGAAGCCGTCTACGGTCGTCAGCTACCGCTCGCAACGCTGTTCCAGGCTCCTACCATCCGTGAACTGGCCGTTGTGCTCACGCAGGCTCAGTGGTCTCCACCGTGGCAGTCACTCATCGCCATTCAACCAGGAGGCTCGCTGCCTCCGCTGTTCATGGTGCCTGGCGTAGGAGGAAACGTTCTTGTATTTGCTCAGCTGGCCAAATTTTTGGGTATCGACCAGCCCATGTACGGGTTGCAGGCCAGAGGATTGGACGGGAAGGAAGAGCCTTTCACATCGGTTCCCGACATGGCCGCTCATTATGTCTCGCAGATACGAAGGATTCAGGGTCAAGGCCCTTACCACATTGCCGGCGCTTGCACGGGAGGACTCATCGCCTACGAAATGGCACAACAGTTACTCGCCAGTGGGGAAACCGCCCGGGTGATCATGATGGACACCTGGCATCCTGACTCGTATAGGCGACATCGCCATCAGCGCTATGGCAAGCTGGTCGTGGCGCCGTTGATCGTGGGAAAGATCGCGCTGGATCTGCAACAGATCGCCCATCAACCGGTCGCGGAATGGTGGCCGTTGATCAGACGAAAAAGCAGCGCGTTATATCACCTCTTCTCCGTCGCTGATGAACGGGACGGCGGAGACAGGGATTTTCAGATTCAACGCCTGACACAGGCGACGCTGATCGCGGTGGCACACTATCGCGTGTGCCGCCTCGGCGGCCAAGTCCTGAACGTCGTGGCCTCTCGACGGCAAGTCGATGAAGTTATTACTGATACTCGCCACGGCTGGGCGCATTCGGGAAACCAGGACAGTTATACCGTCTCAATTCCCGCTGAAGATTCCGGCCGGCTTTTTGTTTCACCTCACGTGGAGCCTCTCGCGGGCGAAATTAGAAACTATCTCCATTCGCACAAACCGTCCTCCGCGACACACCAGATTCAGTCGAGTAGCCGTCTCGCATGAAGATTCACATCCCGGCCTTTCTCGCGTTCCTCTTCAGCCGTTCCAGAACGATGATGACGGCGATGATCGGCGTGGGTCTGATTTCGGGCCTTTGCAGTGCCGGTGTCCTCGCATTGATCAATCGGTCCCTTCAGGGAGGCCGCGACCCGGAGGGGTGGTTGGTGCTGGGGTTCGTAGCCATTGTGGCCGGCAAACTGACGTCCCAGGTGGCTTCCCACATCATGTTGACCCGTTTCGCACAGGACACGACGCTCGAACTGTCGTTGACATTGTGCGACAAACTCCTCAAAGCTCCGTATCAACAGACGGAATCGCTGGGACCTGCCCGCATCTTCGTAATGTTGAGCGATGATGTCAGCATGCTGGCCTGGTCTATCCAGTGCCTGCCGCAGCTCGCTATGAACAGCGCGATTGTGGCAGGTTGTGGAATCTACCTCGCCTGGCTGTCCTGGCAGACGTTTCTTCTGGTCGTTGCGGCGACGATATCGGGAGCCGCCGGATACCACTGGCTTCATACGAGGGCCTTCAGCGCAATTTTTGCGTCCCGGGAGGCGCGCACGCAGCTGTTCAAACATTTTCGTTCTCTGACCGATGGATTAAAAGAACTCCTGATGCATCAGGGCCGCCGGGGAGAGTTTGTTCATCACGAAATCCGCGAGGCAGCGGAACGATACCGCCGTACCAGCATGCAGGGGGCACAACAATACGCCCTGGCAGAGGCCTGGTCCCATCTGGCGTTTTACGCCATGATCGGAACGATTCTCTTCATGTTTCCACATTTCCTGGCCCTGTCTCCCGAGTCCCTTATCGGATATGTGGTCGTGCTGTTGTATATGATGGCACCGATTTGGGGCATCATCGGATCGCTGCCAACTATTGAAAAAGGGCAGGCGGCTTTCGATAATATCAAACGGCTCGGTCTCATGATGGACCAGCAGTCGACGGAGTCGGACGTTCTTCCCTTACAACAGACACCCAAACGAACATCCGTGGCATTCCGTGACGTGGTCTTTACCTACCCTCAGGATGAGAAAAGAACTCAGGCATTCTCGCTGGGTCCGATTAATCTGGAATTGCATGCCGGGGAAGTGGTATTCGTCATCGGAGGCAACGGTAGCGGTAAATCCACCTTCGTCAAGGTGTTGGCCGGCCTGTATGTTCCCACGCGCGGAACCATTTCATTGGCCGGCACACCTGTCGGAACGGCCAATCGGACATGGTACCGCGAGCACTTCTCGATCGTCTTTTCAGATTATTATCTTTTTGAAAAGCTGCTGGGTCTCGAAGAGGCGGCGATCAGCACGGCGGCCCGGTCCTATCTGACACGATTGGAGATCGATCATGTCGTCTCGGTTCAGGATCGTGCGTTTTCGACGGTCAATGTGTCACAAGGTCAGCGCAAGCGTCTGGCATTGGCCACCGCCTATCTTGAAAACCGACCCGTGTACGTTTTTGACGAATGGGCAGCCGACCAGGATCCACAATATAAAGAAGTGTTCTACAAACAGGTGCTCCCCGATCTTCGTACTCGCGGTAAGATCGTCGTGGTTATCACCCACGACGACCGATACTTCCATCTCGGGGACCGGGTAATCAAATTGGAAGATGGAACCGTCACGGAACAGCACCGGCCTCCGGCTTCTCTGCTGCATGCAGGAGGCGACGGCCGATGACCGGTCCATCCGCGACGGCACGTAAACGCATTGACTTCCCGTTCGTGTCTTGTGATCGGGCTATTGGGAACTCCGCTCCGATCATCCCAATTGAGAACGATCAGATTCATCTCTGGGGATATAGGCTGGATGGAACCGCAACCAGCATCGAACGATGTCACGGTTGGCTTGATCCGTCCGAGCAAGCACGAGCCGCCAGGTTCATTCGTCTCCTTGATCGAACCAGATTTATTCAAGCGCACGGCCTGTTAAGGACCGTGCTCGCGTCTTACGTGGCTTGTCGACCGGAAACGATCCGTTTCGGATACGGTCGGCACGGAAAACCGTTTCTCCTCGAGCGAGAAACAGCCGATTCGTCTATCAAGTTCAATATGGCGCATTCCAACGGCCGCATGCTTGTCGGTGTGACAAAGGAACATGAGATCGGCATCGATCTCGAACAGGCCCGCGACGGCGTTGAAATATTGAAACTGGCCGAGCGCTTCTATGCAAAGTCCGAGCATGCGGCGCTCGCACGGATGCCGGCATCGGATCAGCCCATTCGGTTCTTTAAATATTGGGTCGCCAAAGAAGCGGTACTGAAAGGGCAAGGGGTCGGACTTCAGTCATTGCAGGAGTGCGAGCTGATCCCTTCATCCGATGACTGCCATGCGCTCGTGCGCACGACCTCCGGATCCACCCTTCAGCCAGACTGGACAGTTCGATGGTTACCGTGCGGAAACGAGTGGGCAGGGGCTCTTGCACGGCAAGGGTCGCATTGGAAACTGACGATCATTGATATAAACAGCTAGTCCCGACCCAAGCAATCATCAGCGCTCTCTCGATCGCAGTTCCTGGAAGAACTGCTGAAGAAGCGACTGGCACTCACCCTCAAGCACGCCACCCACGACTCTGACCCTGTGGTTCAATCGCAAATCGTTCGCAAAATTGAGCACGGAGCCGCACGCGCCTGCCTTGGGATCCGGCGCACCGAATACCAGCCTGGGAATTCTCGCCAGAATGACCGCTCCCAAACACATCGGACAGGGTTCTACGGTCACGTACATCGTCGTACCGGTCAATCTCCAGGTGTTCAACTCTCTTGCAGCCGT
This window harbors:
- a CDS encoding non-ribosomal peptide synthetase, with amino-acid sequence MPHLPGSFERLGDLFLWRCRQHPHGLAYVVLRDNLEPSNQLTFQDLEKTTCTLSGALANRYQAGTRILLVFSSGLEVVSAFWACLLAGLVPVPAPALDPLRLKTGLPRLRSIMEDSAAQVILTDELNRTIEREQINDESVEWVTVRQLLEAGRWTAQCSAPFSSLAYLQYTSGSTSSPRGVMISHENVLSQCQSIIAVAGIDSESRSLCWLPYFHDYGLIHGIIAPFYAGIPALLMSSLTFLRRPLRWLDAIDRHHITHSGAPNFAYEHCVKALQKQPGWKADLRRWVVASCGAEPIQAETVERFTTAFAPSYFSPFAFRPSYGLAETTLMVSTTALHQRPVMLSVSGEALEANDVHVLPGQDMKTRTLVGCGRPIPGMEVRIVNPVTRRLSQPSEVGEIWVSGTSVGQGYWERPELSSETFRASLDGQDRTRYLRTGDLGFLHEGQIFVTGRLKDLIILNGRNLYPNDLEAAVGRCDPRFRSGGCAAFSVEADGTERLIIVLEIDKKDGIAIDAVSTTVRLAVAEQFDVPVWEVLLVRTATIPRTSSGKIQRHACRKAYLERALPVLASSSASAATLAHVNPSGHRVEDDPLSQLQERVEPIEVRIAQLFADQLGTVEPQIDKQIPIVNFGLDSLNTSLIKHKLEDEFGIDLSFSELFGPGTIHDLARAIALRTDQAGSNKTAARIPDTGTGDVEQGESAETHTSFPLSTSQERLWFLEQIHPGGAFNHVSLTWEMEGSLDTEAFTVAVETLLARHDALRLAFSPSGDRVSQSVSAQVCSPVRYCSLVEMDPTEAANEYRRLSRQEATVPFDLAKPPLLRILIVHRSERTHTCILTIHRLIADGWTLRLFCRELAALYSPRGIAKQAVTCQAGAASYIRYIRWQQDRMHDARRRIHRSYWQEALNRLPPPVELPAERMRPRVPLSQGGARSKRLPQELTTTLRMFCRRHGITPFMMCYSIFAGWVHRVTGMADIAIGSVMANRPHPQWEDTFGYFANTVILRMDFSGVETVQALLSQSRRMIMEAYDHQEVPFEQVVATLNQRSQSSPRLFNLMIVWEDDPVAELTLKGITSGRVSTDDVAVEFDLILLVVNGPQNIELVFLYDKALFDGGMVERMLGQLIALLEGVIADPERQLSAIPLMDTSERTLLLTQWGTGQSLQSLTQHITHILDREVEHIPNHMAVICGDFSMSYGDLFKKVNQLAGLICTFTKGRQVRIGLCVERSTLGLVGILGILKAGCAYVPIDPSAPKERQRLVVEDADLSLLVSQRHLTSHLPLERHHVIELESVAGLTHDIGRAPLPMAEPDDLAYLIYTSGSTGRPKGVEITHGALSHSLSARLAQYPDPVTCCLLTFPWSFDGSITSIFWTLLHGGTLVIPTEDQHRDPQQLVRLISEFEITHLILIPSLYEAMLRDTPAERLAPLRTVVTAGEVLSPNLVRRHYERVPQAPLYNEYGPTEATVWTTVYRTNGTEQGARIPIGKPIANSSIYVLDGRMQPVPIGMAGEIYVGGGGLARGYHGQPKLTADAFVAHPYESGSRLYRTGDLGRFRDDGNLEFLGRRDQQIKLRGFRIELGEIESLLRQLPDVMEAACLLHDHPVSGPFLIAFVTTNDPAAASESSLLERLGEKAPTYMMPATVHVMDSLPLLPNGKVDRMALKERAASLEPQTMASALPRDPVELGLTDIWSEVLGKEGIDVNRNFFTLGGHSLLATQVISRIRDTFQVELPLQTLFDAPTVAGMAHQIRALQRGKTSSPVFPPIVPVARTASLPLSYSQQRMWFVQRLAPESTAYNLLFVSRQRGTLNNLVLRQVVDILSRRHEAFRTTFAMTAAGLVQRIAPWQSPHLAEIDLRRLPRDQREAEARRLAEEEGRRTFDLERGPLARVSVIRLDLEDYLLVLNLHHIVGDQWSFGILGRDFAAYYNALCQAHPLPELSLPVQYADYAVWQRHCLTEEILAEQVNYWATELNQLPILYVPTDFPRPAVQTFRGAYCAVDIPQSVIENLTVFSAERNMTSFMVMLACFQLLMSRYSGQTDLAVGFPIANRTQLAMEQLIGTFVNTLVLRVNVDGDSSFSAFAEHVKARALGAFAHQDYPFDRLVETLQVDRDPSTPPLVQVLFNMVNAPIGDIHLYGLKWEPFEVEPGSSQFDLAMTIELHAAKKAYLTFNTDLFTRQTAERLLDHYIALLQQALSNPSTCVDDLPILNTQERRQMLELWNDTVADNPRSLCFSALFESVTRFCPDAVAVSMQGESLTYRELNHQANTIARLLQLHGVAAETPVGLCMDRSLDMVAALLAVMKSGGCYVPLDPDYPAVRIRFMTEDSGAAVVLTTASLTELFTGLPCIVLALDAERDACSTEDGSDLPSVAMPDDLAYILYTSGSTGRPKGVEIRHRSLVNFLWSMKQKPGCTDHDVVLAVTTLSFDIAGLELFLPLLCGARVEIVSRMVASDGRQLRECLDRSCATIMQATPATWRLLLESGWTGNKKLTALCGGEALPADLAHELLSRTKTLWNMYGPTETTIWSTIERMDPAIPEVTVGRPIANTEIYVLDRRMEPVPPGVTGEIYIGGEGLARGYHRRPELTAERFVAHPFTKRPGARLFRTGDLGRYRSDGRLVHLGRADHQVKIRGYRIETGEIESVLHRHPKIQQAVVTARDDKQGMKHLVAYLIAQDHQCPAIEEMRGYLKSLLPDYMIPSYFVFLDRFPLTANNKLDRRALPAPVNTAAALESPYVAPRTAMEIQLTALWQHVLGIQRIGIHDNFFDLGGHSLKAAQLFFQLEAVYGRQLPLATLFQAPTIRELAVVLTQAQWSPPWQSLIAIQPGGSLPPLFMVPGVGGNVLVFAQLAKFLGIDQPMYGLQARGLDGKEEPFTSVPDMAAHYVSQIRRIQGQGPYHIAGACTGGLIAYEMAQQLLASGETARVIMMDTWHPDSYRRHRHQRYGKLVVAPLIVGKIALDLQQIAHQPVAEWWPLIRRKSSALYHLFSVADERDGGDRDFQIQRLTQATLIAVAHYRVCRLGGQVLNVVASRRQVDEVITDTRHGWAHSGNQDSYTVSIPAEDSGRLFVSPHVEPLAGEIRNYLHSHKPSSATHQIQSSSRLA
- a CDS encoding cyclic peptide export ABC transporter; translation: MKIHIPAFLAFLFSRSRTMMTAMIGVGLISGLCSAGVLALINRSLQGGRDPEGWLVLGFVAIVAGKLTSQVASHIMLTRFAQDTTLELSLTLCDKLLKAPYQQTESLGPARIFVMLSDDVSMLAWSIQCLPQLAMNSAIVAGCGIYLAWLSWQTFLLVVAATISGAAGYHWLHTRAFSAIFASREARTQLFKHFRSLTDGLKELLMHQGRRGEFVHHEIREAAERYRRTSMQGAQQYALAEAWSHLAFYAMIGTILFMFPHFLALSPESLIGYVVVLLYMMAPIWGIIGSLPTIEKGQAAFDNIKRLGLMMDQQSTESDVLPLQQTPKRTSVAFRDVVFTYPQDEKRTQAFSLGPINLELHAGEVVFVIGGNGSGKSTFVKVLAGLYVPTRGTISLAGTPVGTANRTWYREHFSIVFSDYYLFEKLLGLEEAAISTAARSYLTRLEIDHVVSVQDRAFSTVNVSQGQRKRLALATAYLENRPVYVFDEWAADQDPQYKEVFYKQVLPDLRTRGKIVVVITHDDRYFHLGDRVIKLEDGTVTEQHRPPASLLHAGGDGR
- a CDS encoding 4'-phosphopantetheinyl transferase superfamily protein translates to MTGPSATARKRIDFPFVSCDRAIGNSAPIIPIENDQIHLWGYRLDGTATSIERCHGWLDPSEQARAARFIRLLDRTRFIQAHGLLRTVLASYVACRPETIRFGYGRHGKPFLLERETADSSIKFNMAHSNGRMLVGVTKEHEIGIDLEQARDGVEILKLAERFYAKSEHAALARMPASDQPIRFFKYWVAKEAVLKGQGVGLQSLQECELIPSSDDCHALVRTTSGSTLQPDWTVRWLPCGNEWAGALARQGSHWKLTIIDINS
- the tadA gene encoding tRNA adenosine(34) deaminase TadA, with product MIEEPSSHDTGFMREALKEAALATALGEVPIAAVIIREGTVVARSHNFRETRQDPTAHAEVIAIRTAARELNTWRLTGTTMYVTVEPCPMCLGAVILARIPRLVFGAPDPKAGACGSVLNFANDLRLNHRVRVVGGVLEGECQSLLQQFFQELRSRER